Within the Vagococcus carniphilus genome, the region TAGCTTATCAGCAGGACGTGTCCAAACACCAACTCTTGCCATGGTTAGAAAACAAGAAGAAAAACAAGAAAAATTTAGACCAGAAACTTATTTTACGCTTGATTTGAGTTACCAACATTTACTTGGTCGTTTGCAATTAAAAAATCCTAGACAATTTAAAGAACGTGAAAAATTAGAAGCGTTTTGTGAGTTAGTAAAAAAAGAACCAATCAAAGTTATAGATATTAAGGAAAAGAAAAAAACAGAAGCAGCACCATTGCCTTATGATTTAACAGAAATTCAAAGAGAGGCTAACCAAAGATATCAGTATTCAGCTAAAAAAACGTTATCTATTATTCAAAGATTATATGAAACACATAAAATTGTGACTTATCCAAGAACTGATTCAAAATATTTAACAACTGATATGAAACAAACAATGAAAGAAAGACTCCATGCTGTAACTGTAATGGACAGCTCCCGCGTGAAAACCATAATCAAAGATGGTGGAGTGGTGAAACAAAAAAGTGTGTTCCAAAATGGAAAAGTAACAGACCATCATGGATTAATTCCAACAGAGCAAGCACCTAAGCTAGAAAAACTTGATAACGATGAAATGAAGATTTATCGTTTAATTGTTGAGCGATTCTTAGGATTGTTTGAAGACCCTTATGTTTCAATGAATCAAACGATTATTGCAAAAAATAAAGAAGCAGAGTTTATTTTTAGACAAAATAAAGTTGAGTCATATGGATGGAAAAAAGAAAAAGAATCAGAAACAAATCAATTAGATTTTAAAGTGGGACAAGGAATTCCTCATAATTTTATTATTAATAAGGAATTAACAACACCTCCAGCTTCCTTAAATGAAGGTACATTGTTGGGGCAAATGGAAAAACATAGCCTAGGTACACCTGCTACTCGAGCAGAAATAATTGAAAAGTTAATTAGCTCCGAATTAATGGAGAGAGTACCTGGTAAATTAATGGTTACCGCAAAAGGGAAACAGCTATTAACACTTGTTAATCCATCTCTTGTAACACCTGATTTGACTGCTGAATGGGAAATTTCTCTCGAAAAAATTGCTCAAGGTAAATTAAATCATCGTCAATTTATTCAATCGATTGAAAATGAGACAACACGTTTAGTAAAAGAAATAAAAATGAGTGAAGATAAATATGTCGATCATTCATTAACAACAAAAGATTGTCCAGAGTGTGGTTCGAAACTAAGAGAGAAAAACACACGTGATGGTAAGATTCTTGTTTGTAGTAGTGATGATTGTTCTTATCGCAGGAGAAAAGATCCTAAAGTATCTAATCATAGATGTCCACAATGTAAGAAAAAAATGGAAATATTAGAAAATAAAAATGGGTCATACTTTAAGTGTAAAAACTGTAATATCACTGAAAAGATGGAGAAAAAAGGCGGCAAAAACAAAAAAATGACGAAACATGAAGAACGTCGTTTGATGAAGAAATATAATGACAAAGAAGAGCAAGAAAGTCCATTGGCATTAGCCCTTAAAGCGGCTATGAAAGATCAATAAAATAAAGACTCGCGTATTTAAAGCTTAGATATTTTCTAAGATAAGTACGTGGTCTTTTTTTCATCAAGAATGTTATAATAAGCAAATAGGGGGTTGTTTTATGAAAAATGATATGTGGGAAGTATTTGAACAACAGCGTGAATTTTTTAGCACACAAAAAACGCATTCTATTGATTTTAGAGTAAAACAATTAAAAAAATTAAAAAATCAAATTAATCGATATGAAGAAGAATTACTGGATGCCTTACAAAAGGATTTAGGAAAAGCTACCACAGAAAGTTTTATGACTGAAATTGGATTAGTTTATCGCCATTTAGATGAGATGATTAAGAAATTACCAAAATGGGGCGGTAGAAAAAAAGTTTCCACACCTCTGTTTTTATGGCCAGCACAAAGCTATACGGTTCAAGCACCATATGGTAATACGTTGATTTTATCTCCTTTTAATTATCCGGTATTATTAACGATAGATCCATTAATTGGTGCAATAGCAGGTGGTAATACAGCCATTGTCGGTATGTCAGAATATACAGAAGCGACTAATTTTGTTTTAGAGGTACTAATTTCAGAAGTTTTTCCAGAACACTACATCAAATTTTTTACAACAAGTAAAGAACTAAATCAAGAAGTATTATCGTTTAAATTTGATAAAATATTTTTTACAGGTAGTGAAAAAGTTGGGAAAATTATTTTAGAAAAAGCAGCTAAAAATATGACACCCGTCACACTAGAACTAGGTGGAAAAAGCCCAGTTATTGTTACTAAATATGCTGATTTAGAAATAGCAGCAGATCGAATTATTTGGGGGAAATTTATTAATGCAGGACAAACATGTGTTGCACCAGATTATTGTTTAGTAGACGAATCAATTAAAGCTTCTTTTATTAAATTGTTGAATGAAAGAATTACGCTTTTTTTTGGCAATTCAATTAAAAATTCTAGTGATTATGGTCGAATTATTAACGACAGATCAATGAATCGTTTGATTAATATAATCAAACAAGATGAACCATATTTAGTGACAGGTGGAGATTATGATTTAGAGAAAAAATACATTGAGCCGACAATTTTGTCTGGCAAGATGAATGATTCGCTAGCTTCAATGTCTGAAGAAATATTTGGTCCGATTTTACCAGTCCTTAGTTATGAGAACTTATATGAAGTTATTCCTTTTATAAAAAAACAAGGACAACCACTGGCTTTTTATCCTTTTAGTAGTGATAAAGATGAAATTGAATTTTTAATCAATAGTGTTAATTTTGGTGGAGCAACCATTAATGATACTATTTTACATTTAGCTAACGAGAATTTACCATTTGGTGGTGTGGGAACTTCAGGTATGGGAAGTTATCATGGCATCAAATCACTTGAAAGTTTTAGTCACACCAAATCTGTATTAAAGAGATCGACTTTATTAAAAATACCACTCATGTTTCCACCCTATACAAAGGAAAAAGATAATATTATTCGCACTTTTTTTAAGTAAATTCACAAAAAAAGCTCTTTATAGTATAATGTGGATGGATCAAAGTAAGGAGTTTATATATGGCAAAAAAGAAAAAGGGGAAAGCACCCACTAAGAAACAAAAACAGCAACAAGAAAAAACAACTTATTTCTTAATAGGTGTTGCTTTTATTATATTTGGAATTCTAGGTGGTCTAAAATTAGGATTTCTAGGTATATTAATGGCCAATGTATTTCGCTTTTTAGTTGGAAATACTTATGTTGTCATGGCCGTTTTGTTAATATTGTACGGCTTTTTATTAATTTTTATGGGAAAAGACCCAAAGTTCAAACGAAAGTCAATTTGGATTGGAGCTTTAGTCTTTTATTTAAGTTTTTTACTGTTTGTTGAAATTGGCTTATTCAAACAAATTAACCGAGATACTGCCATTATTACATTAACTTGGCAAAAAATATTTGCGGATATAAAAGTTAATAAAATTACGCAATCTGTTGGTGGAGGGATGCTTGGCGCAACGATTTATAGTGCTACTTACTTCCTAGTTTCGAAATTTGGCTCTTACGTTGTTTCTTTTACAGGAATGATTATCGGAGCGTTACTTGTTTTTAATGTTGGTTTAACAGATGTTATTGAAAAAATCAGAGCTTGGGGTGGAAATGCCTTTAACTCAATGGATGAAAAGAAACAACAATTAGCAGAAAAACAAGAAGAAAAAAAAAAGCTGAAGAGTGAGAACGAGAAAAAGAAACTTTCAGAAAATAATGTAAGAAAATTAACTCCAGGTGAAGAATTAGCGCAAACAAATAAAGAAGTTACTTCGGAGCCAGATATTGAATCAGAACAGATGACATTAGAAATAGATAGCTATCAAGATAATTATCAAAAGAAA harbors:
- a CDS encoding DNA topoisomerase 3; protein product: MKQLIIAEKPSVARDIAKVLGATQKSKNYIEGKNVIVTWALGHLLGLKMPEDYNKDWANWEMNTLPMIPKKAGIKPLPKTRPQLKAISHLANRSDVSEAVIATDAGREGELVARWILEYVKFKKPVKRLWISSQTDRAIKDGFNQLKPSKMYDDLYYSAIARAEADWLVGLNVTRALTVKYKDSLSAGRVQTPTLAMVRKQEEKQEKFRPETYFTLDLSYQHLLGRLQLKNPRQFKEREKLEAFCELVKKEPIKVIDIKEKKKTEAAPLPYDLTEIQREANQRYQYSAKKTLSIIQRLYETHKIVTYPRTDSKYLTTDMKQTMKERLHAVTVMDSSRVKTIIKDGGVVKQKSVFQNGKVTDHHGLIPTEQAPKLEKLDNDEMKIYRLIVERFLGLFEDPYVSMNQTIIAKNKEAEFIFRQNKVESYGWKKEKESETNQLDFKVGQGIPHNFIINKELTTPPASLNEGTLLGQMEKHSLGTPATRAEIIEKLISSELMERVPGKLMVTAKGKQLLTLVNPSLVTPDLTAEWEISLEKIAQGKLNHRQFIQSIENETTRLVKEIKMSEDKYVDHSLTTKDCPECGSKLREKNTRDGKILVCSSDDCSYRRRKDPKVSNHRCPQCKKKMEILENKNGSYFKCKNCNITEKMEKKGGKNKKMTKHEERRLMKKYNDKEEQESPLALALKAAMKDQ
- a CDS encoding aldehyde dehydrogenase family protein — translated: MKNDMWEVFEQQREFFSTQKTHSIDFRVKQLKKLKNQINRYEEELLDALQKDLGKATTESFMTEIGLVYRHLDEMIKKLPKWGGRKKVSTPLFLWPAQSYTVQAPYGNTLILSPFNYPVLLTIDPLIGAIAGGNTAIVGMSEYTEATNFVLEVLISEVFPEHYIKFFTTSKELNQEVLSFKFDKIFFTGSEKVGKIILEKAAKNMTPVTLELGGKSPVIVTKYADLEIAADRIIWGKFINAGQTCVAPDYCLVDESIKASFIKLLNERITLFFGNSIKNSSDYGRIINDRSMNRLINIIKQDEPYLVTGGDYDLEKKYIEPTILSGKMNDSLASMSEEIFGPILPVLSYENLYEVIPFIKKQGQPLAFYPFSSDKDEIEFLINSVNFGGATINDTILHLANENLPFGGVGTSGMGSYHGIKSLESFSHTKSVLKRSTLLKIPLMFPPYTKEKDNIIRTFFK